Proteins from one Desulfonema limicola genomic window:
- the tsaA gene encoding tRNA (N6-threonylcarbamoyladenosine(37)-N6)-methyltransferase TrmO: MNFTFNPIGIIHSCFKEKFGIPRQAGLISQAGAALEMLPPYDREEAFRGIEDFSHIWIFFLFHKCIREKWKPTVRPPRLGGNKRIGIFATRSGFRPNPIGLSAVKLEAVRKTKGRLYLDLKGIDFLDQTPVLDIKPYLKYSDCIPQAQSGFAPEAPDISLKVIFTKKASDFCSAQESRIPELKDLIIQMLKYDPRPAYYSSKSNKKEEFGTRIYDFDIKWRCEDNMIEIIEII; the protein is encoded by the coding sequence ATGAATTTTACCTTTAATCCAATCGGGATAATTCATTCATGTTTTAAGGAAAAGTTTGGCATCCCCAGACAGGCTGGTTTAATTTCCCAGGCCGGGGCTGCCCTGGAAATGCTTCCGCCCTACGACAGGGAGGAAGCATTCAGGGGTATTGAGGATTTTTCACATATCTGGATATTTTTCTTGTTCCATAAATGTATCAGGGAAAAATGGAAACCCACAGTCCGGCCCCCAAGGCTCGGAGGTAACAAGAGAATTGGAATTTTTGCTACAAGATCAGGATTTAGACCAAACCCCATAGGGCTTTCAGCAGTTAAACTGGAAGCTGTCAGAAAAACAAAAGGCAGGCTTTATCTTGATCTAAAAGGCATAGATTTTCTAGATCAGACTCCAGTACTGGATATAAAGCCATATCTTAAATATTCTGACTGTATTCCCCAGGCTCAAAGCGGGTTTGCACCTGAAGCACCGGATATCAGCCTTAAAGTGATTTTTACCAAAAAAGCATCTGACTTTTGTTCTGCACAAGAGAGCAGGATACCTGAATTAAAAGATTTAATTATCCAAATGCTGAAGTATGATCCAAGACCTGCCTATTATTCAAGCAAATCAAATAAAAAAGAAGAGTTTGGTACAAGGATTTATGATTTTGATATTAAATGGAGATGTGAGGATAATATGATTGAGATTATTGAAATCATATAA
- the ispH gene encoding 4-hydroxy-3-methylbut-2-enyl diphosphate reductase, which produces MKISIAKTAGFCMGVQRAVELALDASNAHKPPIFTFGPLIHNPQVLSLLQEKGISVLNNIPEKGTGTVLIRAHGVPPDTKLNFEKAGFKVIDATCPRVIKVQTIIRKHAQEGYASIIIGDKDHPEVTGLLGYAGEHGIVVDRIHDLEALPFFEKAIIVAQTTQNTLFYDAVKKWAAHEHKHYKVFDTICDSTERRQAEAKRLAESVDAVVVVGGYNSGNTKRLAEVVQEAGKPAFHIETEAELDIKSLAEVNHIGITAGASTPNWIIKKIYRAIEALPFNKEPEWKKRLFAIQRFLLLTNIYAALGAGCLCYACSALQEIQNPFPYIVISFLYILSMHTLNNLTGIKEARYNDPDRAVFYENNKIILTLMALVSGAMGLSVAAGMGMFPFILLLIMSIMGLSYNLKLIPDFIKDFKYRRIRDIPGSKTILISLAWGVAAALLPVLTESGTIKMGSMPVFIWAAAMVFIRTGFFDVLDMQGDRIVGKETIPILFGKDRTMIILNGLAVICFIVLFISSKLGVFPKLGFILLICPACLFIIITAHKQGYMLPGIRLEFLTESQFVVAGAVTLLGFVI; this is translated from the coding sequence ATGAAAATATCTATTGCCAAAACTGCAGGTTTTTGTATGGGGGTTCAACGAGCTGTTGAACTGGCTCTGGATGCATCTAATGCTCATAAACCGCCTATTTTTACTTTCGGGCCTCTTATTCACAACCCCCAGGTTCTGAGTCTCCTGCAAGAAAAGGGTATATCTGTACTGAATAATATCCCTGAAAAAGGAACAGGAACAGTTCTAATCCGCGCCCACGGGGTTCCTCCTGATACAAAACTGAATTTTGAGAAAGCAGGTTTTAAGGTTATTGATGCCACATGCCCCCGGGTAATTAAAGTCCAGACTATTATCCGTAAACATGCTCAAGAGGGATATGCCTCTATTATTATAGGTGATAAGGATCATCCCGAGGTAACAGGGCTTTTGGGATATGCTGGTGAACACGGGATTGTTGTGGACAGGATTCATGACCTGGAGGCACTTCCTTTTTTTGAAAAAGCCATTATCGTGGCCCAGACAACCCAGAATACCCTTTTTTATGATGCAGTTAAAAAATGGGCAGCACATGAACATAAGCACTACAAGGTCTTTGACACCATATGCGATTCAACAGAACGCCGCCAGGCTGAAGCAAAAAGACTGGCAGAGTCTGTTGATGCAGTTGTTGTGGTTGGAGGATATAACAGCGGGAACACAAAGCGCCTTGCTGAGGTTGTGCAGGAGGCAGGAAAACCTGCCTTTCACATAGAGACTGAAGCAGAACTGGATATTAAATCCCTGGCAGAGGTAAATCACATAGGTATAACAGCAGGAGCATCAACCCCGAACTGGATAATAAAAAAAATATACAGGGCTATAGAAGCCCTGCCTTTTAATAAAGAACCTGAATGGAAAAAACGTTTATTTGCAATTCAGAGGTTTCTCCTGCTTACCAATATCTATGCAGCCCTGGGAGCAGGATGTTTATGTTATGCCTGTTCAGCTCTCCAGGAAATACAAAACCCGTTTCCCTATATTGTCATATCTTTTTTATATATCCTGTCCATGCACACCCTTAATAATCTGACAGGAATAAAAGAAGCACGATACAATGATCCTGACCGGGCTGTTTTTTATGAAAACAATAAAATAATATTAACCCTTATGGCTCTTGTTTCCGGTGCTATGGGGCTTTCTGTTGCAGCCGGCATGGGCATGTTTCCTTTTATTCTTTTGCTGATTATGAGTATTATGGGTCTTTCTTATAATCTTAAACTCATACCTGATTTTATTAAAGATTTTAAATACAGGCGCATACGTGATATTCCAGGTTCAAAAACCATTCTTATTTCCCTTGCATGGGGTGTTGCTGCTGCCCTGCTTCCTGTTTTAACAGAATCAGGAACTATAAAAATGGGTTCAATGCCTGTATTTATATGGGCCGCTGCTATGGTATTTATAAGAACCGGTTTTTTTGATGTTCTTGATATGCAGGGAGACCGCATTGTAGGAAAAGAGACTATTCCTATCTTATTTGGAAAAGACAGGACGATGATTATTTTAAACGGCCTGGCAGTAATCTGCTTTATTGTATTGTTTATATCTTCCAAACTTGGTGTTTTTCCAAAACTCGGGTTTATTCTCCTGATCTGTCCTGCCTGTCTTTTTATCATTATTACAGCTCATAAGCAGGGTTATATGCTGCCTGGAATCAGGCTGGAATTTCTTACAGAAAGCCAGTTTGTTGTAGCTGGAGCTGTTACCCTTTTAGGGTTTGTTATATGA
- a CDS encoding CooT family nickel-binding protein gives MCEANAYLIENNEPVLIMESVDTVKPEDDGINIVNIFGEQKFIKAQIDSLSLVDHKIFLKKMSS, from the coding sequence ATGTGTGAAGCAAATGCTTATTTGATTGAAAACAATGAACCTGTACTTATTATGGAATCAGTTGACACTGTTAAACCTGAAGATGACGGCATTAATATTGTCAATATTTTCGGGGAACAGAAATTTATAAAAGCCCAGATAGATTCTCTTTCTCTGGTTGACCATAAGATTTTTCTTAAAAAAATGTCGTCATGA
- a CDS encoding DUF3842 family protein produces the protein MKHICVIDGQGGGIGSAIIKKLKEYFEETIDVTALGTNAIATAQMLKARANRGASGENAIVQTVKKADAVIGPVGIIMAHAMMGEVTLKIAEAVASCPAKKLLIPLSQENLEIVGLSSAPLPHLIDALIQEI, from the coding sequence ATGAAGCATATTTGTGTAATTGACGGACAGGGCGGCGGAATTGGCAGCGCTATTATCAAAAAACTTAAAGAATATTTTGAAGAAACTATTGATGTTACAGCATTGGGAACCAATGCCATTGCAACAGCTCAAATGTTAAAAGCCCGTGCCAACAGGGGCGCATCAGGTGAAAATGCTATTGTTCAGACAGTAAAAAAGGCAGATGCCGTTATAGGGCCTGTGGGTATTATTATGGCTCATGCCATGATGGGAGAGGTTACTTTAAAAATAGCTGAGGCAGTGGCTTCCTGTCCTGCTAAAAAGCTTCTCATTCCTCTTTCCCAGGAAAACCTTGAAATAGTCGGGTTGTCTTCAGCTCCTCTTCCACATTTGATAGATGCTTTAATACAGGAAATTTAA
- a CDS encoding ParB/RepB/Spo0J family partition protein, translated as MLNSQKDQESLPMKKRKKMALGRGLGALIPNTESPPQPQPQKEYINCDIKQIHPNPYQPRRQFAEDELAELSQSIQEQGIIQPLVVRKNTDGYELVAGERRLRAAKMAGLTRVPVIIRDLSDAKLLEMSIVENIQRKDLNPMEESQAYYQLMAEFNLTQELVSERVGKSRSAIANYLRLKQLPEQIQETISNNTLSMGHAKVLLGADTPEHQLEAWKQVISKKLSVRETEQLVNLLKQEKKDIISPEPGSDEIYFLDIAEKLSRHYGTKVAIKRRGNKGKVEIEFYNNEDLDRLIELLGAG; from the coding sequence ATGCTAAACAGTCAAAAAGATCAGGAAAGTCTGCCCATGAAAAAGAGAAAGAAAATGGCCCTGGGAAGGGGACTGGGTGCCCTGATTCCAAATACTGAATCTCCTCCCCAGCCTCAGCCCCAGAAAGAATATATTAACTGCGATATAAAGCAGATACATCCAAACCCTTATCAGCCCAGACGGCAATTTGCTGAAGATGAACTGGCAGAACTGAGTCAGTCCATACAGGAACAGGGAATTATTCAGCCCCTTGTTGTACGTAAAAATACAGATGGTTATGAGCTTGTTGCAGGGGAACGGCGGCTGCGTGCAGCAAAAATGGCGGGACTGACCAGGGTTCCGGTTATAATACGCGACCTCAGTGATGCAAAACTGCTTGAGATGTCCATTGTTGAAAATATTCAGCGTAAAGATCTTAATCCAATGGAAGAATCCCAAGCCTATTACCAGCTAATGGCAGAATTTAACCTGACTCAGGAACTGGTTTCAGAGCGTGTGGGAAAAAGCAGGTCTGCTATTGCTAATTATCTCAGGCTTAAACAGCTTCCAGAACAGATTCAGGAAACCATATCAAACAATACTTTGAGTATGGGACATGCCAAGGTTTTGCTTGGTGCAGATACTCCTGAACATCAGCTTGAAGCATGGAAGCAGGTTATCTCAAAAAAATTGTCAGTAAGAGAAACAGAACAGCTTGTAAATCTTTTAAAACAGGAAAAAAAAGATATTATTTCCCCAGAACCTGGGTCTGATGAAATTTACTTTTTAGATATTGCGGAAAAACTGTCCCGGCATTATGGTACTAAAGTTGCGATCAAACGGCGGGGCAATAAAGGAAAGGTTGAGATTGAATTTTATAATAATGAAGATCTTGACCGGCTTATAGAACTTCTGGGTGCAGGGTAA
- a CDS encoding ParA family protein, which produces MTQIICIANQKGGVGKTTTAVNLTAAIALAGKHTLLVDCDPQANATTGLGIDKNALNQTLYHGLIGEAGIEQLIIDSEIDTLKLIPSRVELIGFEVEMMSEQGRELALKKLLNQMNGHFEYVIIDCPPSLSLLTLNAMTASDSLLIPLQCEFYALEGLGQLLQTRELINKSLNPGLTICGILLTMFDQRTNLAHQVAEEAQRFFQGKERVFETAIPRNVRLGEAPGFGKPILLYDPASIGAKRYSALAEEILNLEK; this is translated from the coding sequence ATGACACAGATTATATGTATAGCCAACCAGAAAGGCGGCGTTGGCAAAACCACCACAGCAGTAAATCTGACAGCAGCCATTGCTCTTGCAGGTAAACATACCTTATTGGTTGACTGTGATCCCCAGGCCAATGCCACAACAGGTCTGGGTATTGATAAAAATGCTCTTAACCAGACCCTGTATCATGGCTTAATTGGAGAAGCAGGGATTGAGCAGCTTATTATTGACAGTGAGATAGATACCCTCAAATTAATTCCTTCTCGTGTGGAACTTATAGGATTCGAGGTGGAAATGATGTCAGAACAGGGGCGTGAACTGGCTTTAAAAAAACTTTTAAACCAGATGAACGGGCATTTTGAATATGTTATTATTGACTGTCCTCCTTCATTAAGCCTTTTGACTCTAAATGCAATGACAGCCTCTGACTCCCTGCTTATACCTCTCCAATGTGAATTTTATGCTTTAGAAGGGCTTGGGCAGTTATTGCAGACCAGGGAACTTATTAACAAAAGTTTAAATCCAGGTCTTACAATCTGCGGTATTTTACTTACCATGTTTGACCAGAGGACAAATCTGGCTCATCAGGTTGCAGAAGAGGCTCAAAGATTTTTCCAGGGAAAGGAAAGGGTGTTTGAAACTGCAATTCCTAGAAATGTACGCCTGGGAGAAGCTCCTGGTTTTGGAAAACCCATATTACTTTATGATCCTGCTTCTATTGGGGCAAAAAGATATTCAGCCCTTGCAGAAGAAATACTGAATTTGGAAAAATAA
- a CDS encoding M48 family metallopeptidase has translation MKLKKFFGVLMTVLLLINIFFPVRAQCITIKEEEELGREFMKVITRQFRFIQDPFITDYIENMGNKILSVMPPQAFKYRFFIISQDVYNAFAGPGGIICINRGLIEAMDSEDELAGIMAHEITHVSSRHISHKIDRSAKMNLAALAGLVAGIFLGVSGGGDAGSAMSIGSMAAVQSAALSYSRQDEMQADELGIKYLTGAGYDGEGMLIILKKIRENQWFGSNQIPDYIMTHPAVDARIAYLDTWIEGHKKALPGNSKKKDNTFKKIKTRLISAYGDKSAALKKMKNAVLENPEDPLANHGYGIALARNDRAKEGVVYVKKALEKYPFDPYMLKDMGEIYFIDGQYQNALQALKGSAGIAPDDFETLYLLGRTYLELEDFESASQSLEKLLEKRPKYPGALYYLGSAYGKQGKLDKAHYYLAIYYKNKGDFKNSIFHVKQVIKYSKDKAQKEEAEKILEDAKKERTKERPEPINKPG, from the coding sequence ATGAAACTTAAAAAGTTTTTTGGAGTATTAATGACTGTTTTGCTGCTCATAAATATATTTTTCCCTGTAAGGGCGCAATGTATTACCATTAAAGAAGAGGAAGAACTGGGCAGGGAATTTATGAAGGTTATTACCAGGCAGTTCAGATTTATACAAGACCCATTTATAACTGATTATATTGAAAATATGGGAAATAAAATTCTTTCAGTCATGCCTCCCCAGGCTTTTAAATATCGCTTTTTTATCATCAGCCAGGATGTATATAATGCTTTTGCAGGACCTGGAGGCATTATATGTATTAACAGAGGACTGATTGAAGCAATGGACAGTGAAGATGAACTGGCAGGTATAATGGCACATGAGATTACCCATGTATCATCCAGGCATATTTCCCATAAAATAGACCGTTCTGCAAAAATGAACCTGGCTGCTCTTGCCGGCCTTGTTGCAGGTATTTTTTTAGGTGTGAGCGGGGGAGGCGATGCAGGCAGTGCCATGTCAATAGGCTCTATGGCAGCAGTGCAGTCAGCAGCCCTGTCATACAGCCGCCAGGATGAAATGCAGGCTGATGAACTGGGTATAAAATATCTTACAGGAGCTGGTTATGATGGTGAAGGCATGCTGATAATACTTAAAAAAATACGTGAAAACCAGTGGTTTGGTTCAAACCAGATACCTGATTACATAATGACCCATCCGGCAGTGGATGCTCGAATTGCATATCTGGATACCTGGATTGAAGGGCATAAAAAAGCACTGCCAGGAAACTCAAAGAAAAAAGATAATACCTTTAAAAAAATAAAAACACGTTTAATATCTGCCTATGGCGATAAATCTGCTGCTTTGAAAAAAATGAAAAATGCTGTATTGGAAAATCCTGAAGATCCCCTGGCAAACCATGGTTACGGCATTGCCCTGGCAAGAAACGACAGGGCAAAAGAAGGGGTTGTTTATGTAAAAAAAGCATTGGAAAAATATCCTTTTGATCCATATATGCTGAAAGATATGGGAGAAATTTACTTTATAGACGGCCAGTATCAAAATGCGCTCCAGGCATTAAAAGGCAGCGCTGGTATTGCACCTGATGATTTTGAAACCCTTTATCTTTTAGGAAGAACCTACCTTGAGCTTGAAGATTTTGAATCAGCTTCCCAATCCCTTGAAAAACTGCTGGAAAAAAGGCCAAAATATCCAGGAGCATTGTATTATCTGGGATCAGCTTACGGCAAACAGGGAAAGCTGGACAAGGCCCATTATTATCTTGCCATATATTACAAAAATAAAGGGGATTTCAAAAATTCAATCTTCCATGTAAAGCAGGTGATTAAATACAGCAAAGACAAGGCACAAAAGGAAGAAGCCGAAAAAATACTTGAGGATGCCAAAAAAGAAAGGACAAAGGAAAGACCTGAACCTATTAATAAACCGGGTTAA
- a CDS encoding DNA methyltransferase, which produces MDLYIQNSIPFDFSGQNLIDKSPAIDNVFDIKFANTIAKLESYNKHLYRPNTYLHKWWARRCGSTFRLILKHLVENPALRDYYLPGGLEGKIILDPMMGGGTTLHEAVRMGANVIGIDIDPIPVLQAKATLSHIPFKDIIDAFNKFYNSLCSNLAHYFITNCPACSQKSEIQFILYGLKRSCSCKSAIFADSIILRYESDGTTTKICPYCHDIYKDEICNCGQTTSGIIILEKSVTSCPDCGQAFCEDYEIPFYSRYTPLAVCGFCQEHGQFFKKPSALDMEKINISNTNRPDFNSGSDDFFKINSGPKSDDLIRRKIFSYLDLFSSRQLIYLQNAIDLLSDIDPLIKLNLALLVSTSLEFNCMLCGYKGGSRLRPGAVRHTFSHHAYSFPYTALENNMLFPGKTSGTLQSLFNARIRRGREWAVRPKERMPGKAKPKTVFLDGEIDAGTEVKTYKALNKGIRQFFIIQGSSASINIKSNFVDFIVTDPPYFDSVQYSDLAAFFRVWLHMFLPENADWDYDAAASAVEHNDNGHYGEILGSIFKECSRVLKKEGRLVFTFHHWNPKGWAALTIALKNAGFFLVNRYAVHSENPISVHIANLKSLKDDAILVLTLLQSESIPKWKIPKTIDKTNSQRFCEDCASILGWMLSSDMNEESIKDKWNELLKTA; this is translated from the coding sequence TTGGATTTATATATTCAGAATTCAATCCCTTTTGATTTTTCTGGTCAGAACCTTATTGATAAATCTCCTGCTATTGATAATGTGTTTGACATTAAGTTTGCAAATACAATTGCTAAACTAGAATCCTATAACAAGCATCTATACAGACCCAACACATATCTTCATAAATGGTGGGCAAGAAGGTGCGGCTCAACATTTCGTTTGATTTTAAAACACCTGGTTGAAAATCCGGCTCTCAGAGATTATTATTTACCGGGCGGACTTGAGGGCAAAATTATTCTTGATCCCATGATGGGAGGAGGAACAACCCTGCATGAAGCTGTTCGGATGGGAGCCAATGTTATTGGCATTGATATTGATCCCATTCCTGTCCTTCAGGCAAAGGCTACATTGTCTCATATTCCATTTAAAGATATAATAGATGCTTTTAATAAATTTTATAATTCTTTATGCAGTAATCTCGCACATTATTTTATCACAAACTGCCCTGCATGCAGCCAGAAATCGGAAATTCAATTTATCCTGTATGGATTAAAGCGTTCCTGTTCATGCAAATCTGCAATTTTTGCAGATTCAATTATTTTGAGGTATGAATCAGATGGAACAACAACAAAAATCTGCCCTTATTGTCATGATATTTATAAAGATGAAATCTGTAACTGCGGACAGACCACATCTGGAATAATTATTCTTGAAAAGAGCGTAACCTCATGCCCTGACTGCGGGCAGGCATTTTGTGAAGATTATGAAATTCCTTTTTATTCCCGTTATACACCTCTGGCTGTATGCGGTTTCTGTCAGGAACACGGTCAATTTTTTAAAAAACCATCAGCCCTGGATATGGAAAAAATCAATATATCAAACACAAACAGACCGGACTTTAATTCTGGATCAGATGATTTCTTTAAGATAAATTCAGGCCCAAAATCTGATGATCTAATCAGGCGGAAGATATTTTCATACCTGGATTTATTTTCCAGCCGTCAGTTGATTTATCTTCAAAATGCCATTGATCTGCTGTCTGATATTGATCCCCTGATTAAACTGAATCTTGCATTACTGGTTTCCACTTCCCTTGAATTTAATTGTATGCTCTGCGGTTATAAAGGCGGAAGCAGACTGCGGCCCGGTGCTGTCAGGCATACTTTTTCTCATCATGCTTATTCTTTTCCTTATACAGCCCTTGAAAATAACATGCTGTTTCCCGGCAAAACATCAGGCACCTTGCAAAGTCTTTTTAATGCACGTATCCGAAGAGGCAGGGAATGGGCAGTTCGTCCCAAAGAGCGGATGCCTGGAAAAGCAAAGCCCAAAACCGTTTTTCTGGATGGTGAAATCGATGCCGGGACTGAAGTTAAAACCTATAAAGCATTGAACAAAGGCATCCGCCAATTTTTCATTATTCAGGGTTCATCAGCATCCATTAATATAAAATCAAATTTTGTGGATTTTATTGTAACGGATCCTCCATATTTTGACAGTGTTCAATACAGTGATCTTGCCGCATTTTTCAGGGTTTGGCTTCACATGTTTTTGCCTGAAAACGCAGACTGGGATTATGATGCTGCCGCCTCTGCTGTAGAGCATAATGACAACGGACATTATGGAGAAATTTTGGGCAGTATTTTCAAGGAATGCAGCCGGGTATTAAAAAAAGAAGGAAGGCTTGTATTTACCTTTCACCACTGGAATCCAAAGGGATGGGCTGCCCTGACCATAGCCCTGAAAAATGCAGGGTTTTTTCTGGTAAACCGGTATGCAGTTCATTCTGAAAATCCAATATCCGTTCATATTGCAAATTTAAAATCATTAAAAGATGATGCCATACTGGTATTAACGCTATTACAGTCTGAATCTATTCCAAAATGGAAAATACCCAAGACAATTGATAAAACCAACAGCCAGAGGTTTTGTGAAGATTGTGCATCAATTTTGGGATGGATGTTAAGCAGTGATATGAATGAAGAATCTATAAAAGACAAGTGGAATGAATTATTAAAAACAGCTTGA
- a CDS encoding NotI family restriction endonuclease: protein MKIGHPLAEVFGFPPDNFSDMAERYRINRLCPYNNKVPSCTKDKALDPLGVCSVTTGEDIAITCPIRFRQDWLVIEDAAKFFFKQGVSWTSLQEIKLKDANGISAGNIDFVLAAYDEQDRIIDFGSLEIQSVYISGNIRMPFHYYMEDRKNRSNMTWTQTNVRPDYLSSSRKRLVPQMIYKGSILKSWNKKQVVALHKPFFETIPNLPVVEPEQADIAWMIYELNLDKTLNQYNIEHIQTVYTCFEHALEKIVTPAPGPINDFIDTLQKKLDEKLNNQPDAPALNDIINC, encoded by the coding sequence ATGAAAATTGGACATCCACTTGCAGAAGTTTTCGGGTTTCCACCTGATAATTTTTCAGATATGGCTGAACGTTACAGGATAAACAGGCTTTGCCCATATAATAATAAAGTTCCTTCCTGTACCAAAGACAAGGCATTAGACCCTCTTGGTGTTTGCAGTGTTACAACCGGAGAAGATATTGCAATTACCTGCCCTATCCGTTTCAGGCAGGACTGGCTGGTAATTGAAGATGCTGCAAAATTCTTTTTTAAACAAGGCGTTTCCTGGACATCTCTTCAGGAGATAAAGCTCAAAGATGCCAATGGAATATCCGCAGGCAATATTGATTTTGTGCTGGCAGCCTATGACGAGCAGGACAGGATAATAGATTTTGGTTCTCTTGAGATTCAATCTGTTTATATTTCAGGAAATATCAGAATGCCATTTCACTATTACATGGAAGACAGGAAAAATCGATCAAACATGACCTGGACTCAAACAAACGTGCGTCCTGATTATTTATCATCCTCCAGAAAAAGACTGGTACCGCAGATGATTTATAAAGGAAGCATCCTGAAATCCTGGAATAAAAAACAGGTAGTTGCATTACATAAACCATTTTTTGAAACTATTCCAAATTTACCTGTTGTTGAACCTGAGCAGGCTGATATTGCATGGATGATTTATGAGCTTAATCTGGATAAAACTCTTAATCAGTATAATATTGAGCATATTCAAACAGTCTATACATGCTTTGAACATGCCCTGGAAAAAATAGTAACTCCGGCCCCAGGCCCTATTAACGATTTTATTGACACATTGCAGAAAAAGCTTGATGAAAAGTTGAATAATCAGCCTGATGCTCCTGCTTTGAACGATATTATAAACTGTTAG
- a CDS encoding response regulator yields MNKENPSNLTILIVDDNPANLHVLIDLLDKSSLNILVAVNGQQGIKHAKLGKPDIILLDIMMPGIDGFETCRILKENEETKDIPVIFLSALTETEYKIKGFSLGAVDFITKPFHREEVLSRITTHITLQQQKKEVHKLNINLKKEIERIKELEEQLRQSQKMEAIGILAGGIAHDFNNILFPIVGYTEIMMDEYLPGSEGWQNLNEILIATDRAKELVNQILAFSRKTFVKLKPLKIHIVLKEALKLIRSIIPTTIEIRQDIQDVGPVMADPTQIHQVLMNLCTNAFYAMKETGGVLEISFRESKTGPYPDFSMMENSGERFAVLSVSDTGTGMDKNVCSKIFDPYFTTKGIGEGTGLGLAVVDGIIREHKGKIIVKSEPGQGSVFQVFLPVVAAAAENNDIKISKPFDGGSEKIMVVDDEPQIAGMLKIMLEKLGYNVTIKTSSRDALETFRLNPQGMDLIITDMTMPDMTGIELAEAIFRIRPDLPLILVSGYSEFISKETAGLYGIKDFIMKPVVRDNLTSAIRKIFA; encoded by the coding sequence ATGAACAAAGAAAACCCCTCAAATTTAACAATTTTAATAGTTGATGACAATCCGGCAAACCTGCATGTTTTGATTGACCTGCTGGATAAATCAAGTCTTAATATTCTGGTAGCTGTTAATGGGCAGCAGGGAATAAAACATGCAAAACTTGGAAAACCCGATATTATCTTGTTAGATATTATGATGCCTGGTATTGATGGATTTGAAACCTGCCGAATTTTAAAAGAAAATGAAGAAACAAAAGATATTCCTGTAATATTTCTTTCAGCATTGACTGAAACTGAATACAAGATCAAAGGTTTTTCCCTCGGGGCTGTTGATTTTATTACAAAACCTTTTCACCGAGAAGAGGTTCTGTCCCGAATAACAACTCATATTACCCTTCAACAGCAGAAAAAAGAAGTTCATAAATTAAATATTAATCTTAAAAAAGAAATTGAGAGAATAAAAGAACTGGAAGAGCAGTTAAGACAATCCCAGAAAATGGAGGCCATAGGAATACTTGCAGGAGGAATAGCCCATGATTTTAACAATATCCTTTTTCCTATTGTGGGATATACAGAGATTATGATGGATGAGTATCTTCCCGGCAGTGAGGGATGGCAAAACCTTAATGAGATACTTATTGCCACTGACAGAGCTAAAGAACTTGTCAATCAGATTCTTGCTTTTAGCAGAAAAACATTTGTCAAATTAAAACCCTTGAAAATACACATTGTTCTCAAAGAAGCTCTCAAGCTTATAAGATCAATTATTCCAACAACCATTGAAATTCGACAGGATATTCAAGATGTCGGGCCTGTTATGGCTGATCCCACACAGATTCATCAGGTGCTTATGAACCTGTGTACCAATGCTTTTTATGCAATGAAGGAAACTGGAGGGGTTCTTGAAATAAGTTTCAGGGAAAGCAAGACCGGTCCTTACCCTGATTTTTCCATGATGGAGAATTCTGGTGAAAGATTTGCAGTCCTGTCTGTAAGCGATACTGGAACAGGAATGGATAAAAATGTATGCAGTAAAATATTTGATCCCTATTTTACCACAAAAGGAATAGGCGAGGGAACCGGCTTGGGTCTGGCAGTTGTTGACGGGATTATTCGTGAACATAAAGGAAAAATAATAGTAAAAAGTGAACCCGGACAGGGAAGTGTATTCCAGGTATTTCTTCCTGTTGTAGCAGCAGCAGCTGAAAATAACGATATTAAAATATCAAAGCCTTTTGATGGCGGCAGTGAAAAAATAATGGTAGTTGATGATGAACCTCAGATTGCCGGCATGTTAAAAATTATGCTTGAAAAACTTGGTTATAATGTAACAATTAAAACCAGCAGCAGGGATGCACTCGAAACCTTCAGGCTCAATCCTCAGGGTATGGATCTTATTATTACTGATATGACAATGCCGGATATGACCGGCATTGAACTGGCAGAAGCGATTTTCAGGATCAGGCCTGACCTGCCTTTGATCCTGGTCAGCGGATACAGTGAATTTATTTCAAAAGAAACTGCCGGATTATACGGTATAAAAGATTTTATCATGAAACCTGTTGTCAGGGATAATCTGACCAGTGCTATCCGCAAAATTTTTGCCTGA